A genomic window from Shewanella vesiculosa includes:
- a CDS encoding threonine/serine exporter family protein, translating into MLELISLLLHDAFFSAIPAIGFAMVFNVPKRYLLYCALAGAIGHSSRTLLMQFSMPIEWATFAAAAIVGVVTIRFAKQHLAPPLMYAVAAIIPMVPGTYAFNTVIALIQLTAQSQVSPELTAQVILNGLKTVFILGALAVGLALPSLLYYRTRSII; encoded by the coding sequence ATGCTTGAGCTAATTAGTTTGTTATTGCATGACGCTTTTTTTTCCGCGATACCCGCTATTGGTTTTGCCATGGTGTTCAACGTTCCCAAACGATATTTACTCTATTGCGCTCTTGCTGGTGCGATAGGTCACAGTTCTCGAACCTTACTAATGCAATTTTCAATGCCGATAGAATGGGCGACATTTGCAGCCGCTGCAATTGTGGGCGTCGTGACGATTCGGTTTGCAAAGCAACATTTAGCCCCACCATTAATGTATGCTGTCGCAGCTATTATCCCTATGGTGCCAGGTACTTATGCATTTAATACCGTGATTGCTCTGATTCAACTGACCGCCCAAAGTCAAGTCAGCCCTGAACTCACTGCACAAGTCATTTTAAACGGCTTAAAAACGGTATTTATTTTAGGTGCGCTTGCCGTTGGGCTCGCGTTACCAAGCTTACTCTACTATCGCACCAGATCGATTATCTAA
- the folA gene encoding type 3 dihydrofolate reductase produces the protein MRIAMIAAMANNRVIGKDNKMPWHLPEDLRHFKAMTLSKPVVMGRKTFESIGRPLPGRHNIVISRNSQLSIDGVTCVQSFDDAVAAAGDCDEIVVIGGGQLYQQLLPKADILYLTLIDLDVDGDTLFPDWDDGSWQLQNSVNATNDKGLQYSFNTLHKKVLN, from the coding sequence ATGCGTATTGCAATGATTGCCGCAATGGCCAACAACAGAGTTATCGGCAAAGACAATAAAATGCCATGGCATTTACCGGAAGATTTACGTCATTTTAAGGCGATGACTTTGTCTAAACCTGTGGTAATGGGTCGTAAAACATTTGAATCAATTGGGCGGCCATTACCTGGTCGACATAATATCGTCATAAGTCGTAACAGCCAGCTGAGTATTGATGGCGTGACCTGTGTTCAAAGCTTTGATGATGCTGTTGCTGCTGCTGGCGATTGTGACGAAATAGTCGTCATTGGTGGTGGTCAGCTTTACCAGCAATTATTACCCAAAGCTGATATTTTATATCTTACGTTAATCGATCTTGATGTTGATGGTGACACCTTGTTTCCTGATTGGGATGATGGATCTTGGCAATTACAGAATTCAGTAAATGCAACAAACGACAAAGGATTGCAATATAGCTTTAACACTTTACATAAAAAAGTGTTAAATTAG
- a CDS encoding DUF3718 domain-containing protein, which translates to MRLLPVAIAALIGSSFVSVPAIADTDQLVANICDYVKSDDKNRLRKKMKESRVKLRNVYSSISCDGSSLLRTAYKSNAGNVGEFIAKRMPSSDLAAPEADGKAILDWASANGYDASEITTAIKDRLGGGAESDD; encoded by the coding sequence ATGCGTCTATTGCCTGTAGCTATCGCAGCCCTGATTGGATCATCTTTTGTATCAGTACCTGCTATTGCCGATACAGATCAATTAGTTGCAAATATTTGTGATTATGTGAAATCAGATGATAAAAACCGCTTACGTAAAAAAATGAAAGAGAGCCGTGTTAAATTACGTAACGTATACTCCAGTATTTCTTGTGATGGCAGCAGTTTATTGCGTACTGCCTACAAGTCGAACGCGGGTAATGTGGGTGAATTTATTGCTAAACGTATGCCATCATCAGATCTTGCTGCTCCAGAAGCTGACGGTAAAGCTATTTTAGATTGGGCTTCTGCCAATGGTTACGATGCAAGCGAAATAACAACAGCGATCAAAGACCGTCTTGGTGGTGGTGCTGAGTCAGATGATTAA
- a CDS encoding methyl-accepting chemotaxis protein — MKINVATRVIGGFTVVTLLLIVLGGVTMLSNDRIKDGATILNTISLPALERTSILSENLSSQQIEALLAYYSTRSSQIPAIKKQLSDLDNTFKQDLSSLNNLVSKQTQLSAPLAALNKSYTLYGSNATKMLLERLSALTLQEQLLKMRSNLENAADDSSSILLDIIDLETSEDETERSLAATASVIDSTFINIITTIYDLVATTEQSKYDLIIKELDYMVSEASTKLDFINTKGNGVVNSSTLEDLTAESAKVFTLLKGNDSIIALKQQQLSHEFAAAKQLVETQSSAKDVNKKMTVLAKSIDTFASDISNSALDIIDSAAIKTLIVVLMAIVVAIIVSIAVVKPLTNSLEKVNKALNVLASGDLTHKLDDTGHDEFAELAKNCNRLVDSLRSLIIGIVDRSNQLAAAAEETSAITSQTTIGIQEQKSQVDQVAAATTELSSSAQQVSMSADQALNEIKQADNETQHMRTLAEESKNTIIALAEEVARAGVVINKVHSDSASIGSILDVIRGIADQTNLLALNAAIEAARAGEQGRGFAVVADEVRNLASRTQHSTSEIQQMIEVLQVGTQEAVAVMEQSRGQANSCVEKNEQSNIALETISKSVHRAYDSGNHIAHAAQEQNIVSQQVSEKLEHIASISEETSIGADQTAQSSHQVAMLAEELQASVREFKV; from the coding sequence ATGAAAATTAATGTAGCGACCAGAGTCATTGGCGGTTTTACCGTGGTGACGCTGTTATTGATAGTACTCGGTGGTGTAACCATGCTGAGTAATGACAGAATTAAAGATGGAGCGACGATTCTTAACACTATCAGTTTACCTGCGCTTGAAAGAACGAGCATTTTAAGTGAAAACTTAAGCTCGCAACAAATTGAAGCACTACTGGCTTATTACAGTACTCGTTCATCCCAAATTCCTGCCATAAAAAAACAGTTATCAGATTTAGATAACACCTTTAAACAAGACCTCAGTAGCTTAAACAACTTAGTCAGTAAACAGACGCAGCTTTCAGCCCCCTTAGCGGCATTAAATAAAAGCTATACTTTGTATGGTTCCAATGCCACAAAGATGCTTCTTGAACGTCTAAGTGCGCTTACTTTACAAGAACAGTTACTTAAGATGCGCAGTAATCTTGAAAACGCAGCGGATGACTCCTCATCGATTCTGTTAGATATTATCGATCTAGAAACTAGCGAGGACGAAACTGAACGTAGTTTAGCCGCAACCGCCAGTGTAATCGATAGTACATTCATCAATATCATTACCACAATTTATGATTTAGTGGCGACAACTGAACAAAGCAAATATGACTTAATCATTAAAGAACTCGATTACATGGTCAGCGAAGCATCGACCAAATTAGACTTTATCAACACTAAAGGTAACGGTGTTGTAAACAGTTCAACTTTAGAAGATTTAACCGCTGAAAGCGCAAAAGTATTTACTTTGCTAAAGGGTAATGACTCAATTATCGCTCTGAAACAGCAGCAATTAAGTCATGAGTTTGCCGCGGCTAAACAACTTGTAGAAACTCAAAGTTCCGCTAAAGACGTCAACAAGAAGATGACTGTTTTAGCAAAATCAATCGATACTTTCGCAAGTGATATTAGTAATTCGGCGTTAGATATTATTGATTCCGCAGCGATTAAAACCCTAATAGTAGTATTAATGGCAATTGTCGTCGCTATTATCGTTAGTATTGCGGTTGTTAAACCACTGACTAATTCGTTAGAAAAAGTCAATAAAGCCCTTAATGTATTGGCATCAGGTGACTTAACTCATAAATTAGATGACACAGGTCACGATGAGTTTGCCGAATTAGCTAAAAACTGTAATCGCTTAGTCGACAGCCTACGCAGTCTTATTATTGGTATTGTCGATCGCTCGAACCAATTAGCGGCTGCAGCTGAAGAGACCTCTGCCATTACCTCGCAAACAACGATAGGTATTCAAGAACAAAAGAGCCAAGTCGATCAAGTTGCTGCTGCGACGACTGAGTTGAGCTCAAGTGCACAGCAAGTTTCAATGAGCGCAGATCAAGCACTCAACGAGATTAAGCAAGCTGACAATGAAACTCAGCATATGCGTACCCTTGCAGAAGAAAGTAAAAATACCATTATTGCCCTTGCAGAAGAAGTCGCCAGAGCCGGTGTTGTAATTAATAAGGTTCATTCAGACAGTGCATCGATTGGTTCTATCTTAGACGTAATCCGTGGGATTGCCGATCAAACCAACTTACTAGCGCTAAATGCCGCAATTGAAGCAGCAAGAGCGGGTGAACAAGGCCGAGGTTTTGCGGTTGTTGCTGATGAGGTTCGTAACTTAGCATCACGTACACAACATTCAACCAGTGAAATTCAGCAAATGATTGAAGTTTTACAAGTCGGCACTCAGGAAGCGGTTGCAGTAATGGAGCAAAGTCGAGGTCAAGCCAACAGTTGCGTTGAAAAGAACGAGCAATCTAATATTGCCCTCGAAACTATCAGCAAGTCGGTTCACCGAGCCTATGATTCGGGTAATCATATTGCCCATGCTGCGCAAGAGCAAAATATCGTTAGCCAACAAGTTTCCGAAAAACTTGAACATATCGCATCGATTTCAGAAGAAACCTCAATCGGAGCAGATCAAACTGCACAATCAAGTCATCAAGTTGCAATGCTTGCTGAAGAGCTACAAGCCTCTGTACGCGAGTTTAAGGTCTAA
- a CDS encoding symmetrical bis(5'-nucleosyl)-tetraphosphatase encodes MANYFVGDIQGCYSELQLLLQKVAFNPSKDQLWAVGDLIARGTESLATLRFFQSLQDSAKVVLGNHDLHLLALHGKLKRPNPNDHLDELLNAPDIDNLVTWVRQQPLIRTLPEHNIIMTHAGVPPQWDLAIVEREAKQVSIALQQDDYLSELIGQMYSDDTEQWSPALAGIARLRYCINALTRMRFLHLDGSLDFKCKLPPSKQHSSDLRPWFEFPSKIVPQNTLVFGHWAALMGQTNNQKILALDTGCCWGEHLTLWHLEKNENITQKRLV; translated from the coding sequence ATGGCTAACTATTTTGTTGGCGATATTCAGGGTTGTTATTCAGAATTACAACTACTGCTGCAAAAAGTGGCTTTTAATCCGTCTAAAGACCAACTCTGGGCCGTAGGTGATCTTATTGCCAGAGGAACTGAGTCACTTGCAACCCTGCGTTTCTTCCAGTCTTTACAAGATTCTGCAAAAGTGGTGCTCGGTAATCACGATTTACATCTGCTAGCTTTGCACGGAAAATTAAAGCGACCTAATCCCAACGATCATCTTGACGAACTCCTCAATGCACCTGATATTGATAATTTGGTCACTTGGGTTCGTCAACAACCCTTGATTCGGACCTTACCCGAACACAATATCATCATGACGCATGCAGGTGTTCCCCCTCAATGGGACTTGGCCATAGTTGAGCGTGAAGCAAAACAAGTGAGCATAGCTTTACAGCAAGATGATTATTTAAGCGAATTAATTGGCCAAATGTATAGCGACGATACCGAACAATGGTCGCCAGCACTGGCAGGTATAGCTAGGCTACGTTACTGTATCAATGCCTTAACTCGAATGAGATTCTTGCACTTAGATGGAAGTCTTGATTTTAAGTGTAAATTGCCGCCCAGCAAACAACACTCATCAGATTTACGCCCATGGTTTGAATTCCCATCGAAAATAGTGCCACAAAACACCTTAGTTTTCGGACATTGGGCAGCATTAATGGGGCAAACAAATAACCAGAAAATTCTGGCATTAGATACTGGTTGTTGCTGGGGAGAGCACCTCACATTATGGCATCTTGAAAAGAATGAAAATATTACCCAAAAAAGGTTAGTTTAA